A section of the Megalopta genalis isolate 19385.01 unplaced genomic scaffold, iyMegGena1_principal scaffold0524, whole genome shotgun sequence genome encodes:
- the LOC143263383 gene encoding uncharacterized protein LOC143263383, which yields MSVLDISKLHLYDFHYGYMLPNFQERCRILYTDTDSLIYQIICDDAYEMIKRDIHRYDTCNYDRNNVYGVPIANNKVLGLMKDENGGKIMTEFVGLRSKMYAIRVQDKDDVKKIKGIKTNVTIKNITFDDYLACLHDHLEKSVCVKLIMSIQHQVYSVSQSKLALSPYDDKRYILNNSIETLPWGHYKIAKGGGRREWE from the coding sequence atgtcagtgttggacatatctaaattacatttgtatgattttcattatggctacatgcttccaaattttcaagaaagatgcaggattttgtacacggacacggacagtttaatttatcagattatttgcgacgacgcgtacgagatgataaaacgtgacattcaccgatacgatacttgcaattatgacagaaataaCGTGTACGGCGTTCCGATCGCGAATAATAAAGTATTAGGATTAATGAAGGACGAGAACGGAGGTAAAATCATGACAGAGTTTGTGGGTCTTCGCTCGAAAATGTATGCTATTCGAGTACAAGACAAAGACgatgtaaaaaagattaaaggaattaagactaacgtgacgattaaaaatataactttcgacgactatttagcatgccttcacgatcatttagaaaaatcagtttgcgttaaattgataatgtctatacaacatcaagtgtattcagtatcacagagtaaattagcattgagtccatacgatgataaacgatacattttaaacaattcgatcgaaaccCTTCCTTGGGGACATTATAAAATCGCGAAAGGGGGAGGCAGGAGGGAGTGGGAGTGA